One part of the Arabidopsis thaliana chromosome 1 sequence genome encodes these proteins:
- a CDS encoding Cysteine proteinases superfamily protein (Cysteine proteinases superfamily protein; FUNCTIONS IN: cysteine-type endopeptidase activity, cysteine-type peptidase activity; INVOLVED IN: proteolysis, regulation of catalytic activity; LOCATED IN: endomembrane system; EXPRESSED IN: 22 plant structures; EXPRESSED DURING: 13 growth stages; CONTAINS InterPro DOMAIN/s: Peptidase C1A, papain (InterPro:IPR013128), Peptidase C1A, cathepsin B (InterPro:IPR015643), Peptidase C1A, papain C-terminal (InterPro:IPR000668), Peptidase, cysteine peptidase active site (InterPro:IPR000169), Peptidase C1A, propeptide (InterPro:IPR012599); BEST Arabidopsis thaliana protein match is: Cysteine proteinases superfamily protein (TAIR:AT1G02305.1); Has 7127 Blast hits to 7085 proteins in 649 species: Archae - 51; Bacteria - 96; Metazoa - 3215; Fungi - 4; Plants - 1554; Viruses - 146; Other Eukaryotes - 2061 (source: NCBI BLink).): MADSCCIRLHLLASVFLLLFSSFNLQGIAAENLSKQKLTSLILQNEIVKEVNENPNAGWKAAFNDRFANATVAEFKRLLGVIQTPKTAYLGVPIVRHDLSLKLPKEFDARTAWSHCTSIRRILVGYILNNVLLWSTITLWFWFLLGHCGSCWAFGAVESLSDRFCIKYNLNVSLSANDVIACCGLLCGFGCNGGFPMGAWLYFKYHGVVTQECDPYFDNTGCSHPGCEPTYPTPKCERKCVSRNQLWGESKHYGVGAYRINPDPQDIMAEVYKNGPVEVAFTVYEDFAHYKSGVYKYITGTKIGGHAVKLIGWGTSDDGEDYWLLANQWNRSWGDDGYFKIRRGTNECGIEQSVVAGLPSEKNVFKGITTSDDLLVSSV; this comes from the exons ATGGCTGATAGTTGTTGTATCAGACTTCACTTATTAGCCTCTGTTTTCTTGCTCTTATTTTCATCCTTCAACTTGCAG GGTATTGCAGCGGAAAATCTTTCCAAGCAGAAACTGACCTCACTGATTCTTCAG AATGAGATTGTAAAGGAAGTCAATGAGAATCCAAACGCTGGTTGGAAAGCTGCTTTCAATGATCGGTTTGCAAATGCCACC GTTGCAGAGTTTAAGCGACTCCTCGGTGTTATACAAACACCAAAGACGGCATACTTAGGTGTACCTATTGTAAGACATGATTTATCGTTGAAGCTTCCTAAAGAATTTGATGCTAGAACCGCTTGGTCACATTGCACCAGTATTCGAAGGATCTTAG TGGGTTATATATTGAACAATGTGTTACTCTGGTCGACGATAActttatggttttggtttcttttgggTCATTGTGGTTCTTGCTGGGCATTTGGTGCTGTTGAATCACTGTCCGACAGGTTCTGCATCAAATATAACTTG AATGTTTCCTTATCTGCCAATGATGTCATAGCATGTTGTGGATTACTTTGCGGTTTTGGTTGTAATGGTGGTTTCCCAATGGGTGCATGGTTGTACTTTAAGTACCACGGTGTAGTAACCCAAGAG TGTGATCCATACTTTGACAATACTGGTTGCTCTCACCCGGGATGTGAACCCACTTACCCTACACCAAAATGTGAGAGGAAATGTGTAAGCAGAAACCAGCTATGGGGTGAATCAAAACACTATGGTGTCGGCGCATACAGAATCAATCCTGACCCTCAAGACATTATGGCTGAGGTTTACAAGAATGGACCTGTCGAGGTTGCTTTTACCGTTTACGAG gACTTTGCACATTACAAATCAGGAGTATACAAGTACATAACGGGTACTAAGATTGGAGGTCATGCAGTTAAGCTCATTGGCTGGGGAACTTCTGATGACGGCGAAGATTATTGG TTGCTTGCAAATCAATGGAACCGAAGCTGGGGTGAT GATGGTTACTTCAAGATCAGGAGAGGAACGAACGAATGTGGCATTGAACAGAGTGTTGTAGCTGGTTTACCTTCAGAGAAGAACGTATTTAAAGGTATTACCACTTCAGATGATCTTCTGGTTTCCTCAGTCTAA
- a CDS encoding Cysteine proteinases superfamily protein (Cysteine proteinases superfamily protein; FUNCTIONS IN: cysteine-type endopeptidase activity, cysteine-type peptidase activity; INVOLVED IN: proteolysis, regulation of catalytic activity; LOCATED IN: vacuole; EXPRESSED IN: 23 plant structures; EXPRESSED DURING: 15 growth stages; CONTAINS InterPro DOMAIN/s: Peptidase C1A, papain (InterPro:IPR013128), Peptidase C1A, cathepsin B (InterPro:IPR015643), Peptidase C1A, papain C-terminal (InterPro:IPR000668), Peptidase, cysteine peptidase active site (InterPro:IPR000169), Peptidase C1A, propeptide (InterPro:IPR012599); BEST Arabidopsis thaliana protein match is: Cysteine proteinases superfamily protein (TAIR:AT1G02300.1); Has 7484 Blast hits to 7435 proteins in 695 species: Archae - 51; Bacteria - 161; Metazoa - 3268; Fungi - 4; Plants - 1732; Viruses - 146; Other Eukaryotes - 2122 (source: NCBI BLink).): MADNCIRLLHSASVFFCLGLLISSFNLLQGIAAENLSKQKLTSWILQNEIVKEVNENPNAGWKASFNDRFANATVAEFKRLLGVKPTPKTEFLGVPIVSHDISLKLPKEFDARTAWSQCTSIGRILDQGHCGSCWAFGAVESLSDRFCIKYNMNVSLSVNDLLACCGFLCGQGCNGGYPIAAWRYFKHHGVVTEECDPYFDNTGCSHPGCEPAYPTPKCARKCVSGNQLWRESKHYGVSAYKVRSHPDDIMAEVYKNGPVEVAFTVYEDFAHYKSGVYKHITGTNIGGHAVKLIGWGTSDDGEDYWLLANQWNRSWGDDGYFKIRRGTNECGIEHGVVAGLPSDRNVVKGITTSDDLLVSSF, from the exons ATGGCTGATAATTGTATCAGACTTCTTCACTCAgcctctgttttcttctgtttagGGCTTCTAATTTCATCCTTCAACTTGTTGCAG GGTATTGCAGCTGAAAATCTTTCCAAGCAGAAACTGACCTCATGGATTCTTCAG AATGAGATTGTAAAGGAAGTCAATGAGAATCCAAACGCTGGATGGAAAGCTTCTTTCAATGATCGGTTTGCAAACGCCACT GTTGCAGAGTTTAAGCGCCTTCTTGGTGTTAAACCAACACCAAAGACGGAATTTTTGGGTGTGCCTATTGTAAGCCATGATATATCTTTGAAGCTTCCAAAAGAATTTGATGCTAGAACCGCTTGGTCACAGTGCACCAGTATTGGAAGGATCTTAG ATCAG gGTCACTGTGGTTCTTGCTGGGCCTTTGGTGCTGTTGAATCACTGTCTGACAGATTCTGCATCAAATATAACATG AATGTTTCTTTATCTGTCAATGATCTTTTAGCATGTTGTGGATTCCTTTGCGGTCAAGGTTGTAATGGTGGATACCCAATTGCTGCGTGGCGGTACTTTAAGCACCACGGTGTAGTCACTGAAGAG TGTGATCCATACTTCGACAATACTGGTTGCTCGCACCCGGGATGTGAACCCGCTTACCCTACACCAAAATGTGCAAGGAAATGTGTTAGCGGAAACCAGCTTTGGCgtgaatcaaaacattatgGTGTTAGTGCGTACAAGGTCAGATCTCACCCTGATGACATTATGGCAGAAGTTTACAAAAATGGACCTGTTGAGGTTGCCTTCACTGTTTACGAG GACTTTGCGCATTACAAATCTGGAGTGTACAAGCACATAACAGGTACTAACATTGGAGGTCATGCTGTTAAACTTATTGGCTGGGGAACTTCTGATGACGGTGAAGATTATTGG TTGCTTGCAAATCAATGGAACCGAAGCTGGGGTGAT GATGGGTACTTCAAGATCAGGAGAGGAACAAACGAATGTGGCATTGAACATGGTGTTGTAGCTGGTTTACCTTCAGACAGGAACGTAGTTAAAGGTATTACTACTTCAGATGATCTTCTTGTTTCCTCATTTTAA
- a CDS encoding uncharacterized protein (unknown protein; BEST Arabidopsis thaliana protein match is: unknown protein (TAIR:AT3G45830.1); Has 134 Blast hits to 134 proteins in 37 species: Archae - 0; Bacteria - 0; Metazoa - 54; Fungi - 0; Plants - 78; Viruses - 0; Other Eukaryotes - 2 (source: NCBI BLink).) → MNKNQTVGLDSEDDDSDDYDIAQVNCELALVEGQLCNIPYELYDLPDLTGILSVETWNSLLTEEERFFLSCFLPDMDPQTFSLTMQELLDGANLYFGNPEDKFYKNLLGGLFTPKVACFKEGVMFVKRRKYYYSLKFYHEKLIRTFTEMQRVWVQYGNKLGNYSRLLIWSGRTQTGNLKLLDLNRVPSKEMDSATCRFKTPNVVKPVERNRSKSLTFPRSGSSKNSLKIKITKEGVFRYQGSSLVSAGHHHQTLPKGVLKLVPKSSSAILRKPYVAPGNNLLQIHETGSKSTRFAASPYLGTTFEKPPYGTLGCSIPDPFLTYLETTQRSIQGTEPVFHDPTHTVPSALRVSNYSITEQNIPLKQEEYVRYHLKSPGFKPRTVDRGSETTESKRISSSNNFQREAKALRKPLGVLSEDNHAREANSDHLFSLTYKRRKVQRIA, encoded by the coding sequence ATGAATAAGAATCAAACAGTTGGGCTAGACTCTGAAGATGATGACTCTGATGATTACGACATTGCGCAAGTAAACTGTGAGCTAGCTTTGGTTGAAGGTCAGCTCTGTAACATACCATACGAGCTCTACGATCTACCAGATTTAACGGGAATATTGTCTGTTGAGACTTGGAACTCACTTCtgactgaagaagaaagattcttCCTCTCATGTTTTCTGCCAGATATGGATCCACAGACTTTCAGTTTGACGATGCAGGAACTTCTTGATGGTGccaatttatattttgggaATCCAGAGGATAAGTTTTACAAGAATTTGCTAGGTGGATTGTTTACTCCAAAGGTAGCTTGTTTCAAAGAAGGTGTTATGTTTGTCAAGAGGAGAAAGTATTACTACTCTTTAAAGTTCTATCATGAAAAGCTGATCAGGACATTTACCGAAATGCAAAGGGTGTGGGTTCAGTATGGAAATAAATTGGGCAATTACTCAAGGCTCCTCATTTGGTCAGGACGAACTCAAACCGGTAATCTCAAGCTACTGGACCTCAATAGAGTTCCATCTAAGGAAATGGATAGTGCTACATGTAGATTCAAAACTCCCAATGTAGTGAAACCCGTGGAAAGAAATAGATCGAAAAGTTTAACCTTCCCTCGCAGTGGCAGCTCCAAGAACAGTCTCAAGATAAAGATAACCAAGGAAGGAGTATTCCGGTATCAAGGTTCCAGCTTAGTTTCTGCTGGCCATCATCATCAGACTTTGCCAAAGGGTGTTCTCAAATTAGTCCCTAAATCTTCTTCTGCCATCCTCAGGAAACCCTATGTAGCTCCAGGAAACAATCTCCTGCAAATCCATGAAACCGGTTCAAAGAGTACTAGATTTGCAGCGTCTCCATACTTAGGTACGACATTTGAGAAACCACCCTACGGAACTCTTGGCTGTTCTATCCCAGACCCTTTCTTAACCTATTTGGAAACTACACAAAGATCAATCCAAGGTACAGAACCGGTGTTTCATGATCCAACACACACTGTTCCCAGTGCTCTCCGTGTTTCAAATTACTCCATCACAGAACAGAATATACCTCTaaagcaagaagaatatgTCCGGTACCACCTGAAGTCTCCTGGTTTTAAGCCTAGGACTGTTGACAGAGGCTCTGAAACAACAGAGAGCAAGAGGATTTCGTCTAGTAATAACTTTCAGAGGGAAGCCAAGGCTCTGAGAAAACCGCTGGGGGTCCTGAGCGAAGACAATCATGCTCGAGAAGCCAATAGTGACCATTTGTTTTCCTTGACTTACAAGCGAAGAAAGGTTCAGAGAATCGCTTGA